In the Vibrio sp. FE10 genome, AGGATAACAACATGACTAAACCAATGATTCAGATCGCCCTAGACCAAACAAACCTTCCTGCAGCAATTGAAGTGGCAAACAACGTTGAAAGCTTTGTTGATGTGATTGAAGTAGGTACTATTTTGGCGTTTGCAGAGGGAATGACGGCGGTTTCTACGCTTCGTAAAAATCACCCAGATCATATCCTAGTGTGCGACATGAAAACCACAGATGGCGGCGCAATTCTAGCGCGTATGGCATTCGAAGCGGGCGCTGATTGGATTACCGTTTCTGCTGCTGCACACATCGCGACTATTGGTGCTTGTAAGAAAGTCGCTGATGAATTTAATGGTGAAATCCAAATCGAAATTTACGGAAATTGGACAATGGACGACGCTCAATCTTGGGTCGACCTAGGTATTTCACAAGCGATTTACCACCGTTCTCGTGACGCTGAATTAGCCGGTGTGGGCTGGACTGAAGAAGATCTAGTGAAGATGCGTGCCTTGTCTGAAATGGGCATCGAGCTTTCTATCACAGGTGGCATCGTGCCTGAAGACCTTTACCTATTTGAAGGCATTAAAGCGAAAACCTTTATCGCAGGCCGTGCACTTGCGGGTGATAAAGGTAAAGAGACAGCTGAAGCGCTAAAAGCTCAGATCGACCGTTACTGGAACTAGGAGGCGCTATGTATCAAAACTTGTTACGCCACCGTGTAGGGCTTTATGAGAAGGCTCTACCTAACGAACTGAGCTGGGAAGATAAACTTAAGCAAACCAAAGAACTCGGCTTTGATTTTCTTGAGATATCGGTAGATGAATCAGACGAGCGTCGCAGTCGACTAGATTGGAATGACGAAGAAGTGTATGCCTTGCGTCGTCTGTGCGAAAAGCACGGTGTGCCGCTGCAATCCATGTGTTTAAGCGCGCATCGCAAGTTCCCATTTGGATCTGCAGATCCTGCGATTCGAGAACAAGCTGTCATCCATATGGAGAAAGCGATCTCGTTGGCTTACAAACTAGGTATTCGAACCATCCAACTCGCTGGGTACGACGTCTACTATGAGCCTGCGGATAAGGTGACTCATCAGAGGTTCATTGACGGCATGAAGCTTTCAGCGCAGTTGGCGGAAAGATCAGGTGTTATGTTGGCTGTTGAGATCATGGATACCGATTACTTGAACTCATTGAGCAAATTTGAAGTACTGAGTCGCGAAGTTAATTCACCGTATTTCACGGCATATCCTGACGTAGGCAACATCTCTGGCTGGAACTACGACATAGTGACTGAGCTAAAATTGAGTAAGCCTCATATCACT is a window encoding:
- a CDS encoding 3-keto-L-gulonate-6-phosphate decarboxylase UlaD, producing MTKPMIQIALDQTNLPAAIEVANNVESFVDVIEVGTILAFAEGMTAVSTLRKNHPDHILVCDMKTTDGGAILARMAFEAGADWITVSAAAHIATIGACKKVADEFNGEIQIEIYGNWTMDDAQSWVDLGISQAIYHRSRDAELAGVGWTEEDLVKMRALSEMGIELSITGGIVPEDLYLFEGIKAKTFIAGRALAGDKGKETAEALKAQIDRYWN
- a CDS encoding L-ribulose-5-phosphate 3-epimerase, producing MYQNLLRHRVGLYEKALPNELSWEDKLKQTKELGFDFLEISVDESDERRSRLDWNDEEVYALRRLCEKHGVPLQSMCLSAHRKFPFGSADPAIREQAVIHMEKAISLAYKLGIRTIQLAGYDVYYEPADKVTHQRFIDGMKLSAQLAERSGVMLAVEIMDTDYLNSLSKFEVLSREVNSPYFTAYPDVGNISGWNYDIVTELKLSKPHITQIHLKDTYKVTDEYKGQFRDLVIGDGEVDFNAIFETLKETECVVPLVIEMWAQDERWKENILTAQERLNDVCVQTGVPKLFDR